A genomic segment from Thermincola ferriacetica encodes:
- a CDS encoding putative DNA modification/repair radical SAM protein, with translation MDTLEKMRILGGAAKYDVCAATGCSSGHSKGFQGAIRNVVCHSFLPDGRCVSLFRVLMTNACQKDCFYCPNRVQRDVPRTGFQPEELAKLFMEFYRRNYVEGLFLSSGVSYRPEKTMADMLNTVELLRFKYQYKGYIHLKILPGATYDYVEKATELATRVSINVEAPNQKRLKSLSKTKNLSDDVLVRMKWVNKLMGRNRLPAGQTTQFVVGAAGESDAEILGSVNNLYRNYGLHRAYFSAFQPIPETPLEDMAATPLLREHRLYQADILMRQYRLTFEELSFDKNGNLPLEMDPKLAVALKNIDRYPLEVNKASYYELLRVPGIGHTSAGRIIKARKSCRITEITQLKRMGVVVTRALPFLTVNGKIYNSFKHVEQLALWSDEGVDLSRVNSPLLFEGSLASAVK, from the coding sequence CGGCCAAATACGATGTTTGTGCTGCGACTGGGTGCAGTTCCGGCCACAGCAAAGGCTTTCAGGGAGCCATACGCAATGTGGTATGCCATAGTTTCCTGCCCGATGGAAGATGTGTTTCCTTATTTCGGGTATTGATGACCAACGCCTGCCAAAAAGACTGCTTCTACTGTCCTAACCGGGTACAGCGGGATGTTCCTAGAACCGGTTTTCAGCCGGAAGAACTGGCCAAATTATTTATGGAATTTTATCGGCGCAATTATGTAGAAGGTCTTTTTTTAAGTTCAGGAGTTTCCTACCGGCCGGAAAAGACCATGGCTGATATGCTGAACACCGTGGAACTCCTGCGGTTTAAATATCAATACAAGGGGTATATCCATTTGAAAATTTTACCCGGTGCGACCTATGATTATGTGGAAAAAGCCACCGAGCTGGCTACCCGGGTATCCATAAACGTAGAAGCTCCTAATCAAAAGCGTTTAAAGAGTTTAAGCAAAACCAAGAATTTGAGTGATGATGTGCTTGTGAGAATGAAATGGGTTAACAAACTCATGGGTCGAAACAGGTTGCCAGCCGGCCAAACCACTCAATTTGTCGTGGGCGCGGCAGGAGAAAGTGATGCAGAAATACTGGGCAGCGTCAACAATTTGTACCGGAATTACGGTTTGCATAGGGCCTATTTCAGCGCTTTTCAACCGATCCCGGAAACCCCGCTGGAAGATATGGCGGCAACGCCTTTGCTGCGGGAACACAGGTTGTACCAGGCCGACATTCTGATGCGGCAATACCGCTTAACCTTTGAAGAACTGTCCTTTGATAAGAACGGAAATCTGCCGCTGGAGATGGACCCTAAGCTGGCAGTGGCTTTAAAAAATATAGACCGGTATCCATTGGAAGTAAACAAAGCTTCGTATTACGAATTGCTAAGGGTGCCCGGCATTGGCCATACTTCGGCCGGCAGAATTATTAAGGCCCGGAAGAGTTGCCGGATTACCGAGATAACCCAATTGAAACGAATGGGTGTGGTGGTGACAAGGGCGCTGCCTTTTTTGACTGTAAACGGCAAAATCTATAACAGCTTTAAACATGTAGAACAATTGGCCCTATGGAGTGATGAAGGTGTTGATTTATCGCGGGTTAACTCCCCGCTCCTTTTTGAAGGCAGCCTTGCTTCTGCGGTTAAATAA